Proteins from a single region of Rana temporaria chromosome 5, aRanTem1.1, whole genome shotgun sequence:
- the LOC120941616 gene encoding E3 ubiquitin/ISG15 ligase TRIM25-like, which yields MASADLRQELDCSICLTTYTDPVNLRCGHNFCRVCIDRVLDTQEGTGGYSCPQCREEFRDRPVLHRNITLRNIVETFRSTQLEEGKTGIFCTYCYHSPVPAVRSCLLCEASLCYNHLRVHSKAPEHVLTDPTTSMENRKCSIHRELLKYYCTEDSACICVSCRLDGEHRGHKVETLDEASENKKQELRNVLQKLMTEREETEKRVQSLQDRRRKVQEKSERVTALFIELRRHLEDLEKRVRRNISSQEERISLSDLIHQLEIKKEDLSRKMEDIEELCNMTDPLTVLQESDTGDLCDTEEGDNEDRERHDRLLHDGGDLDVSGISHTLHTGLSDMIKEVNVFFNMQEASDILLDVNTAHNNLQISDDMKTVSRSDINQNRPETPERFQWWAQVLSSQRFSSGAGRHYWEVDVRESGDCRVGMCYPSIERRGDQSLIGDNNKSWGFRRSRGECSLIHDNKQISISPNLSSNRVRIYVDYEAGQLSFYDLCDPIRHLHTFTTTFTEPLHVGLYVGKGSITISGGEGRREK from the coding sequence ATggcgtctgctgatctgagacaGGAGCTGGACTGTTCCATCTGTCTGACCACATATACAGATCCTGTAAACCTGAGATGTGgtcacaacttctgccgggtctgtatTGATCGTGTGTTGGATACACAGGAGGGGACTGGAGGTTATTCCTGTCCTCAGTGCAGAGAAGAGTTCCGGGATCGGCCTGTACTGCACAGGAACATAACACTACGTAACATAGTGGAGACTTTCCGATCTACTCAgctggaagaagggaagactggaATCTTCTGTACTTATTGCTATCactctcctgtacctgctgttagaTCCTGTCTGCTGTGTGAAGCTTCTCTGTGTTATAATCACCTGAGAGTCCACAGCAAGGCACCAGAACATGTCCTAACTGATCCCACCACTTCCATGGAGAACAGAAAATGCTCCATCCATAGAGAACTTCTTAAatattactgcactgaggactcTGCCTGTATCTGTGTGTCCTGCAGGCTGGATGGAGAACACCGGGGACACAAGGTGGAGACTCTGGATGAGGCCTCTGAGAATAAAAAACAGGAACTGAGAAATGTTCTGCAGAAActgatgacagagagagaggagacggagaaaagagtccagagtctgcaggatcgcAGGAGAAAAGTACAAGAAAAATCAGAGAGAGTCACTGCCCTGTTCATAGAGCTCAGGAGACATCTGGAGGACCTGGAGAAGAGAGTGCGGAGGAACATCTCCAGCCAGGAAGAGCGGATCTCATTGTCTGATCTGATCCATCagctggaaataaagaaggaggatctgtccaggaagatggaggacattgaggagctgtgtaacatgactGACCCCCTGACTGTcctacaggaatcagacacaggggacttgtgtgatactgaggagggagataatgaggacagagagagacatgatagactcctccatgatggaggggatctggatgtGTCTGGAAtctcacacacattacacacagggtTATCTGATATGATAAAAGAGGTAAATGTATTCTTCAATATGCAGGAAGCTtcagacatattactggatgtgaACACAGCTCATAATAATCTACAGATATCAGATGACATGAAAACTGTATCCAGGTCAGATATAAATCAGAATCGCCCAGAAACACCGGAGAGATTTCAGTGGTGGGCCCAGGTATTAAGCAGTCAGAGATTCTCCTCGGGGGCGGGGcgacattactgggaagtggatgtcagagagtcaggagATTGCAGAGTTGGGATGTGTTATCCCAgtatagagaggaggggagacCAGTCACTGATTGGAGATAATAACAAGTCCTGGGGTTTCCGCAGGTCTAGAGGTGAGTGTTCTCTAATACATGACAATAAACAGATCAGCATATCTCCCAATCtctccagtaacagagtcaggatctatgtggattatgaggccgggcagctgtccttttatgatctgtgtgacccgatcagacacctccacaccttcaccaccaccttcactgagcccctccatgtTGGGTTATATGTAGGAAAAGGTTCTATAACAATATCTGGGGGTGAGGGGCGACGtgagaaataa